The following coding sequences are from one Culex quinquefasciatus strain JHB chromosome 1, VPISU_Cqui_1.0_pri_paternal, whole genome shotgun sequence window:
- the LOC6040255 gene encoding uncharacterized protein LOC6040255: protein MKMFKCLLVISCLASVCLAHSASAAQSINSNRIDDGQQDGQQQTPRSGSYLGEIKYLYKTYQDCASSDVSTCLKLKLFTILDRVARSLKDFKISEGIKFVRDQEVPIDSTPVKSEAQLETELPRSMDEKERSLNSMLFDKVLSFFQTHTLQVKFPSSEEIKRSMEEVRGQGGFGGGSGGLGGKDKDKKNGHWIMIPLLLGSTLVPLAFGALALLAGKALIVSKLALALASIIGIKKLISSGGGHHESAHEVVVSGGHGGGWGRIGNAQGLAYNGYGHYAQ, encoded by the exons ATGAAGATGTTCAAGTGTTTACTGGTGATAAGCTGCTTAGCTTCGGTGTGCCTCGCCCACAGTGCTTCCGCCGCGCAGTCCATCAACTCGAACAGGATCGACGATGGTCAGCAGGACGGCCAGCAGCAGACGCCCCGCTCCGGGTCGTACCTCGGCGAGATCAAGTACCTGTACAAGACGTACCAGGACTGTGCCAGCTCGGACGTGTCCACCTGCCTGAAGCTGAAGCTGTTCACAATCCTGGACCGCGTGGCGCGATCACTGAAGGACTTCAAGATCTCCGAGGGAATCAAGTTCGTCCGCGACCAGGAAGTGCCCATCGACAGCACCCCAGTGAAGAGCGAAGCCCAGCTTGAAACCGAACTGCCCCGCTCGATGGACGAGAAGGAACGCTCGCTGAACTCGATGCTCTTCGACAAGGTTCTGTCCTTCTTCCAAACCCACACCCTGCAA GTCAAGTTCCCGTCCAGCGAGGAGATCAAGCGCTCGATGGAGGAGGTCCGCGGCCAGGGAGGTTTCGGCGGTGGCTCCGGAGGACTCGGCGGCAAGGACAAGGACAAGAAGAACGGCCACTGGATCATGATCCCGCTGCTGCTCGGCTCCACCCTGGTCCCGCTCGCTTTCGGTGCCCTCGCTCTGCTCGCCGGTAAGGCTCTGATCGTCTCCAAGCTCGCCCTCGCCCTTGCCTCGATCATCGGAATCAAGAAGCTGATCTCCAGCGGTGGTGGCCACCACGAATCTGCCCATGAGGTCGTCGTCTCCGGCGGACACGGCGGCGGCTGGGGCCGCATCGGCAACGCCCAAGGCCTAGCGTACAACGGCTACGGACACTACGCCCAGTAA